A single genomic interval of Desulfovibrio intestinalis harbors:
- a CDS encoding TraK family protein translates to MKSSAIVSRAMPTNEPLRRSMAYVQFLAQLKEIKSLLAQGYSKKLIHERLAEQQRISMAYVTFCQILQKEIQNGASAASKEQNLARATQPQIANHLSSSSPRVVNSAKEPFPDPRKMSLEDGI, encoded by the coding sequence GTGAAATCCAGCGCGATTGTGAGTCGGGCCATGCCCACAAATGAACCGCTGCGGCGCTCAATGGCCTATGTGCAATTTCTCGCGCAGCTGAAAGAGATAAAATCCCTGCTGGCCCAAGGCTATTCGAAAAAACTGATCCATGAACGCCTTGCGGAACAGCAGCGTATCTCTATGGCCTATGTCACTTTTTGCCAAATATTACAGAAAGAAATCCAGAATGGCGCTTCCGCCGCTTCTAAAGAGCAAAATCTCGCCCGTGCCACACAGCCGCAAATAGCAAACCATCTCTCATCATCCAGTCCACGAGTCGTCAATTCCGCCAAAGAACCGTTTCCCGACCCACGCAAAATGAGCCTGGAAGACGGCATTTAA
- a CDS encoding conjugal transfer protein TraL, translated as MATVHFIQQGKGGVGKSMIASILYQVLRLLGKQVAAFDTDPVNATLAGFKEFEVACLDILKNGDIDPRQFDALIDAIMEQGPETHVIVDNGASSFLALNSYIKENNIIDILEEGGHSVFFHSVITGGQAIGDTVLGLRSMALGFPATPIVVWLNPYFGEIVMDGRPFEEFKVYQEFGGQFHAIITIPQGNKATIGKDLETLFAKRQSFETAINSGQSIVVRSRLQRYRNELVEAVSNAAIA; from the coding sequence ATGGCTACGGTGCATTTCATTCAACAGGGCAAGGGCGGCGTGGGCAAATCCATGATTGCGTCGATCTTGTATCAGGTATTGCGTCTGCTCGGCAAACAGGTCGCCGCCTTTGATACTGACCCAGTAAACGCTACGTTGGCCGGGTTTAAAGAATTTGAGGTGGCGTGCCTTGATATCCTAAAAAACGGCGACATTGACCCCCGCCAGTTTGACGCGTTGATCGACGCGATTATGGAACAAGGCCCGGAAACCCATGTCATAGTGGACAACGGCGCGTCCTCGTTTCTCGCGCTCAACAGTTATATCAAGGAAAATAACATCATCGACATTCTGGAAGAAGGTGGGCATTCCGTCTTTTTTCATTCGGTTATCACGGGCGGGCAAGCCATTGGGGATACAGTTCTCGGCCTACGCTCTATGGCTCTCGGTTTTCCCGCAACGCCCATTGTGGTCTGGCTGAATCCTTATTTCGGGGAAATCGTCATGGATGGTAGGCCCTTTGAGGAGTTTAAGGTCTATCAGGAGTTTGGCGGGCAGTTTCATGCCATTATCACCATCCCTCAAGGCAACAAGGCCACCATCGGCAAAGACCTGGAAACCCTGTTCGCCAAGCGCCAGAGCTTTGAGACGGCGATCAACTCCGGTCAGTCCATAGTCGTGCGTTCCCGTCTGCAACGCTATCGGAACGAACTAGTGGAAGCCGTAAGCAACGCGGCTATCGCGTAA
- the trbB gene encoding P-type conjugative transfer ATPase TrbB has product MQGACTDPRLLAGLRHSCGPVFMDALESPEVIEIMLNPDGSLWIEKYGQDHECVGTISSVQSRLILSLVASSLNLTVNERNPIVEGEFPLDGSRFEGTFPPIVGPGPSFSLRKKASRVFTLQEYLASGTITTRVIEIIHDAVLRRWNIVVVGGTSSGKTTFVNAVIDAVSTLTPSHRLIIIEDTAELQSKSANAVFFRTSVIADVDMRKLAKVSMRYAPKRILIGEVRDAAALELLKLWNTGHPGGIGTFHADSAEEALPRLEELVEEAGLGPKQKLIGRAVDLVVFMEKTLENRRQISNILRVDGFNTKTDTYKMEYLYNVKAEQGL; this is encoded by the coding sequence ATGCAGGGGGCCTGCACCGATCCTCGGTTACTGGCCGGTCTGCGCCATTCCTGCGGGCCTGTGTTTATGGACGCGCTGGAAAGTCCGGAAGTCATAGAAATCATGCTTAACCCGGACGGCTCGTTGTGGATTGAAAAGTACGGACAAGACCATGAATGTGTGGGTACTATCTCATCTGTCCAAAGCCGTTTGATACTTTCTCTGGTGGCAAGCAGCCTGAATCTGACGGTCAATGAGCGCAACCCTATAGTGGAGGGTGAATTTCCGCTGGACGGCTCCCGCTTTGAAGGCACGTTTCCGCCCATTGTTGGCCCCGGCCCTTCATTCTCGCTCCGCAAAAAGGCTAGCCGGGTGTTTACCCTTCAAGAATACCTGGCCTCCGGCACCATCACAACGCGGGTGATTGAAATCATCCATGACGCCGTGTTGCGGCGCTGGAATATTGTAGTTGTCGGGGGAACCTCCAGCGGCAAAACCACCTTTGTCAACGCGGTCATTGACGCTGTTTCCACGCTCACGCCCTCTCACCGCCTGATCATCATCGAGGATACGGCGGAACTCCAGTCCAAAAGCGCTAACGCCGTATTCTTCCGTACCTCGGTCATTGCTGACGTTGATATGCGGAAGCTGGCAAAGGTCAGTATGCGCTACGCTCCCAAGCGTATTCTGATTGGTGAAGTGAGGGACGCCGCCGCTCTGGAGCTTTTGAAGCTGTGGAATACAGGGCATCCGGGTGGGATTGGTACTTTTCACGCAGACAGCGCGGAAGAAGCCCTTCCTCGGCTAGAAGAACTGGTAGAGGAAGCGGGCCTTGGCCCCAAACAAAAATTGATAGGTCGGGCGGTTGATCTGGTGGTTTTCATGGAGAAAACTCTAGAAAATCGGCGGCAAATATCAAACATTCTGCGCGTGGACGGCTTCAACACGAAAACGGACACCTATAAAATGGAATATCTTTACAACGTAAAGGCGGAACAAGGCTTATGA
- a CDS encoding Com family DNA-binding transcriptional regulator, with product MRTEQAYGPTNLRCGKCNKLLAKGHIEAGEIELFCPRCKSRIVLRAVSPNLAPHQSGKDGLHGDRHARNQSSSLS from the coding sequence ATGAGAACCGAACAGGCGTACGGCCCCACCAACCTTCGTTGCGGGAAGTGCAACAAACTTCTGGCAAAAGGCCACATTGAAGCTGGAGAAATCGAGCTTTTTTGCCCTCGCTGCAAAAGCAGAATAGTCCTGCGGGCAGTAAGCCCCAACCTCGCGCCGCACCAATCGGGAAAAGACGGCCTCCACGGAGATCGTCATGCGCGTAACCAATCTTCTTCCCTCTCGTAA
- a CDS encoding TrbC/VirB2 family protein → MRVTNLLPSRKAFLSRLAVFSFWTACLCFPDIVVASGGITEFSSPLERVVNTITGPAGKWISIVAMALCGVIFIMNKDDISGGFKLLLSVVFGISFIAFAASIVNSVFSFSGAVI, encoded by the coding sequence ATGCGCGTAACCAATCTTCTTCCCTCTCGTAAAGCCTTTCTCTCCCGCCTTGCCGTTTTCAGCTTTTGGACTGCCTGCCTTTGCTTCCCCGATATTGTCGTGGCATCGGGCGGTATCACGGAATTTTCCAGTCCTCTGGAGCGGGTGGTGAACACCATCACCGGCCCGGCTGGTAAATGGATTTCCATTGTGGCAATGGCGCTGTGTGGCGTCATCTTTATCATGAATAAGGATGATATCTCAGGCGGTTTTAAGCTGTTGTTGTCCGTGGTTTTTGGCATCAGCTTTATCGCCTTTGCGGCCAGCATCGTCAACAGCGTATTTTCTTTTTCCGGGGCAGTCATATGA
- the trbD gene encoding conjugal transfer protein TrbD produces MRLLPIHQSLHRHAHILGAERELVMTSALIALLVGVGGLTAVSITSAMGFWMVAVFALRRMAKADPIMSRIWLRHIKQQEFYPAKASRWRAVGGFKC; encoded by the coding sequence ATGAGGTTGCTCCCCATCCACCAATCCTTGCACCGCCATGCCCATATTCTTGGCGCGGAAAGGGAACTGGTTATGACCAGCGCCCTGATTGCTTTGCTGGTGGGTGTGGGTGGGCTGACTGCGGTTTCTATCACGTCCGCAATGGGCTTCTGGATGGTAGCGGTGTTTGCGCTCCGGCGCATGGCAAAGGCTGATCCGATCATGAGTCGGATCTGGCTGAGGCATATCAAGCAACAGGAGTTTTACCCGGCAAAGGCAAGCCGCTGGCGGGCTGTAGGGGGTTTCAAATGCTGA
- a CDS encoding conjugal transfer protein TrbE (type IV secretion system ATPase VirB4 family), which yields MLKLKDYRSRAKGLPDLLPYAALIAPGVILNKDGSFLAAWEIRGQDTASSTPDELAFVSAQFNNATRLLGTGWMLHVDSIRSSHRAYPAPEKGHFPDPVTQLIDDERRAFFSGNRCFSTSTVFSVTYKTSFEAAKLAGKVQAGTVTSPALEKALGQFQNTLEDLEDALSSVLCMQRLSEYEECADDGETYTQSDLLSHIQHCVSGDLHPLHVPKRAMYLDHLLASNDLVGGIIPRLGGKYLALLSIDGLPQESFPAMFADLESLPLEYRFSTRFICLDQYDATKEIDSYRKGWRQQVYRFLDQFFNNPNARANRDALLMAEDAETALTEVQGGYVGAGYLTSSIVLMHENQGQLQDWARELRRNIQTFGFGCRIEKINALEAWLGTHPGNGYANLRRPMVNTLNLADLLPLASVWTGSPVCPCPFYPSNSRPLAVLTTDKSTPFWFNIHVGDLGHTLIFGPTGAGKSTLLATLAAQFRCYENARIYAFDKGMSIFPLCLGSGGTHYNIGNSDQLSFAPLQRIDSEAERAWAEEWIASLMELQHITVMPSHRNAIHAAMLDLSAQPENLRSLTSFYHIVQDNQIKDTIQHYTAQGAMGRLLDADTDDLTLSPLMVFEIEDLMNLGDKNLIPVLTYLFHRIETSLDGTPTILVLDEAWIMLGHPVFRAKIREWLKVMRKANCAVILATQSLSDAKNSGILDVLAESCPTKIFLPNITATQEAQRELYVGMGLNETQINIIARATPKRDYYIVSPFGRRQVQLALGPKTLAFVGSSDKESITRIQALAAEYGSSDWQHQWLRERGAA from the coding sequence ATGCTGAAACTCAAAGACTACCGTTCCAGAGCTAAAGGTCTGCCGGATTTGCTCCCCTATGCAGCGCTGATTGCGCCGGGCGTCATCCTCAATAAAGACGGTTCGTTTCTGGCTGCCTGGGAAATCCGGGGGCAGGATACCGCTAGTTCCACGCCGGACGAGCTGGCATTTGTGTCCGCACAGTTCAATAACGCGACCCGGTTGCTCGGTACGGGCTGGATGCTTCATGTGGATTCCATCCGCAGTAGTCATCGGGCGTATCCCGCGCCGGAGAAAGGGCACTTCCCCGATCCGGTGACACAGCTCATTGACGATGAACGCCGGGCCTTTTTTAGCGGCAACCGTTGTTTCAGTACCAGCACCGTTTTTTCTGTCACCTACAAGACGAGTTTTGAAGCCGCGAAACTCGCCGGAAAGGTGCAGGCAGGGACGGTTACAAGTCCCGCGCTGGAAAAAGCCTTGGGGCAGTTCCAGAATACCCTTGAAGACCTGGAAGACGCCTTGTCTTCGGTTCTGTGTATGCAACGGCTTTCGGAATATGAGGAGTGCGCCGATGACGGCGAAACCTACACGCAATCTGACCTTCTCTCCCATATCCAACATTGTGTTTCCGGCGATCTGCACCCACTGCATGTGCCGAAAAGAGCCATGTATCTGGATCACCTTCTCGCCAGCAATGATCTGGTGGGGGGCATCATTCCCCGCCTCGGCGGGAAGTACCTTGCGCTGCTTTCCATTGACGGGCTGCCGCAAGAATCCTTCCCGGCCATGTTCGCGGATTTGGAGTCTCTTCCGCTGGAGTATCGGTTTTCCACGCGCTTTATCTGCCTTGACCAGTACGATGCCACAAAGGAAATAGACTCCTATCGCAAGGGCTGGCGGCAACAGGTGTATCGCTTCCTTGATCAGTTTTTCAACAACCCCAACGCCCGCGCCAACCGTGACGCTTTGCTTATGGCCGAAGACGCGGAAACCGCCCTGACCGAAGTACAGGGCGGCTATGTGGGCGCTGGCTACCTGACCTCCAGCATCGTGTTGATGCACGAAAATCAGGGGCAGTTGCAGGATTGGGCGCGGGAACTGCGCCGAAACATCCAGACCTTTGGTTTCGGCTGCCGGATTGAAAAGATCAACGCTCTAGAAGCCTGGCTTGGAACGCATCCGGGCAACGGATACGCCAATCTGCGGCGGCCTATGGTCAATACCCTGAACCTGGCTGACCTGTTGCCCCTGGCTTCGGTCTGGACTGGTTCGCCCGTCTGCCCCTGTCCGTTCTATCCGTCCAACTCCCGGCCCTTGGCCGTGCTGACCACGGATAAGTCAACACCGTTCTGGTTCAATATCCATGTGGGTGACCTCGGCCACACCTTGATTTTCGGGCCTACCGGCGCGGGCAAATCCACCTTGCTGGCAACGCTGGCCGCGCAATTTCGCTGCTATGAAAACGCCCGCATCTACGCTTTTGACAAGGGCATGAGCATTTTCCCGCTTTGCCTCGGCTCAGGCGGGACGCACTACAACATTGGCAATTCCGATCAGCTTTCCTTCGCGCCGCTCCAGCGCATTGACTCCGAAGCGGAACGGGCCTGGGCGGAAGAGTGGATCGCTTCCCTTATGGAGTTGCAGCACATCACGGTCATGCCCTCACACCGCAACGCCATTCACGCGGCCATGCTGGACTTGTCGGCACAGCCGGAAAATCTGCGCTCTCTGACCAGCTTCTACCACATTGTACAGGATAACCAGATTAAAGACACGATCCAGCACTACACAGCGCAAGGGGCAATGGGGCGGCTGCTGGATGCGGACACGGACGATCTGACTCTTTCGCCGCTTATGGTCTTTGAAATTGAAGATCTGATGAACCTGGGCGACAAGAACCTGATCCCGGTGCTGACCTATCTCTTTCACCGCATCGAAACTTCTTTGGACGGGACGCCGACCATCCTTGTGCTGGATGAAGCCTGGATCATGCTCGGCCACCCTGTTTTCCGGGCAAAGATACGCGAATGGCTGAAAGTCATGCGTAAGGCGAACTGTGCGGTGATCCTTGCCACGCAAAGCCTTTCGGACGCCAAGAACTCCGGCATTCTGGACGTTCTGGCCGAATCCTGTCCGACCAAAATATTCCTGCCCAACATCACGGCCACACAGGAGGCGCAGCGCGAACTCTATGTGGGCATGGGGCTCAATGAAACCCAGATCAACATTATCGCCCGCGCCACACCAAAGCGGGACTACTACATTGTCTCGCCCTTCGGCAGGCGGCAAGTGCAGCTTGCCCTTGGCCCCAAAACCCTGGCCTTTGTCGGTTCCTCAGACAAGGAGAGCATTACCCGGATTCAGGCACTTGCTGCGGAATATGGCTCTAGCGACTGGCAACACCAATGGCTGCGGGAACGCGGCGCGGCATAA
- the trbJ gene encoding P-type conjugative transfer protein TrbJ: MKKLLFILAVMCMFATPAHALTVSCVNCSNSLLQALDRATNMEQLSTLISEYRESITQTAQQIRMVQQNIEQYANMLQNTAQLPANLVSELKGNLTRLANLSGDLKTMRGDIVGLGQVFNSLFPEQSLFGDLAGASPTQVEAANAKYQQQWDKWSATVDQASQATFQLSGYQLEDLQKDAGRFQSYLDELLSTPDGQQKAIMAGNQLSALQVQEARQLRELMATQVQSNLASQMKSEKESQMAEEAWRDTLKTNRIGSAKAKPDPF; encoded by the coding sequence ATGAAAAAGCTACTGTTTATCCTGGCCGTCATGTGCATGTTCGCCACTCCCGCCCATGCTCTGACTGTTTCTTGTGTGAATTGCAGCAACAGTCTTTTGCAGGCGTTGGATCGCGCCACAAACATGGAGCAACTTTCTACGCTCATCAGCGAATACCGCGAATCCATAACACAAACCGCGCAACAAATCCGCATGGTGCAGCAAAATATCGAGCAATACGCCAATATGCTGCAAAACACGGCCCAGCTTCCGGCCAATCTGGTGAGCGAACTCAAGGGCAACCTGACCCGCCTCGCCAATCTCTCCGGCGACCTCAAGACGATGCGCGGCGATATTGTGGGCCTGGGGCAAGTGTTCAATTCTCTGTTCCCTGAGCAATCCCTCTTTGGCGATCTGGCTGGGGCCAGCCCGACACAAGTGGAAGCCGCCAACGCGAAATATCAGCAACAGTGGGACAAGTGGTCTGCAACCGTGGATCAGGCTTCCCAGGCCACGTTCCAGCTTTCCGGCTATCAGCTTGAAGATTTGCAAAAAGACGCCGGGCGCTTCCAGTCCTACCTTGACGAGCTGCTTTCCACGCCGGACGGCCAACAAAAGGCGATCATGGCCGGAAACCAGCTTTCGGCCCTTCAGGTGCAGGAGGCTCGGCAGCTCCGCGAACTCATGGCCACACAGGTGCAGTCCAACTTGGCCAGTCAGATGAAGTCGGAAAAGGAAAGCCAAATGGCAGAAGAGGCGTGGCGGGACACTCTGAAAACAAATCGGATCGGCAGTGCAAAAGCCAAGCCCGATCCCTTTTAG
- the trbL gene encoding P-type conjugative transfer protein TrbL, producing MKKYLLLLAVLCLPALVLLLLPEQAHAADEDFVSRLVHEFYSKTSVWEPTLKRYALTVFRWLVILEVCFLGIKAALNRDQLGDILKQFVMLLLMAGFFMAVITYYKEWSWNLINGLSAIGRELTPGGYSSESPFLTGMQLVKLVLDKLSVWSPGNSIALLIAALVIIVCFALISAQVVFIKCEAMVAMAAAVILVGFGGSAFLKDYAVNAIRYVLAVAFKLFVMQLVLGVGIAFIEDFSTSTAELQDIFVVIGASVVLLALVKSLPDVCAGIINGSHVANGAALTTSAAAVGGAAIGAMVAGSNTVQNVKDAAKVAGMDGARGLGKAEHMAKSLWGARQDAKASGEKALSTRTRSEMQDRLERAKMNNDT from the coding sequence ATGAAAAAGTATTTGCTGCTTCTGGCCGTGCTCTGCCTTCCGGCGCTGGTGCTTCTGCTTTTGCCGGAACAGGCCCATGCCGCTGATGAAGATTTTGTGTCACGGCTGGTGCATGAGTTCTATTCAAAGACAAGCGTCTGGGAACCGACCTTGAAGCGGTACGCGCTGACCGTGTTCCGTTGGCTAGTTATTCTGGAAGTGTGCTTTCTCGGCATCAAGGCCGCCCTCAACCGAGATCAGCTTGGCGACATTCTGAAACAGTTTGTCATGCTCTTGCTCATGGCCGGGTTTTTCATGGCCGTTATCACGTATTACAAGGAATGGTCGTGGAATTTGATCAATGGCCTGAGCGCAATCGGCAGGGAACTGACTCCCGGTGGCTACTCTTCGGAGTCTCCGTTTCTGACCGGCATGCAGCTCGTCAAACTGGTGCTGGATAAACTCTCCGTCTGGTCGCCGGGCAACTCCATAGCCCTGCTCATTGCCGCCCTGGTGATCATCGTCTGTTTTGCCCTGATTTCTGCACAAGTAGTCTTCATCAAGTGCGAAGCAATGGTGGCAATGGCGGCGGCTGTGATTTTGGTCGGCTTCGGCGGTAGCGCTTTCCTCAAGGATTATGCCGTCAACGCTATCCGTTACGTTCTGGCCGTGGCCTTCAAACTCTTTGTGATGCAGCTCGTTCTTGGCGTGGGCATTGCCTTCATTGAAGATTTTTCTACGTCCACGGCGGAATTGCAGGATATCTTTGTGGTCATTGGCGCATCCGTGGTGCTTCTTGCCCTGGTCAAATCGCTGCCGGATGTATGCGCGGGCATTATCAACGGTTCCCATGTTGCCAACGGTGCGGCGCTTACAACCTCGGCTGCCGCCGTGGGTGGGGCGGCTATCGGCGCAATGGTCGCGGGGAGCAACACCGTGCAGAACGTGAAAGACGCGGCCAAGGTGGCAGGAATGGATGGGGCCAGAGGTCTGGGCAAAGCGGAGCACATGGCGAAATCGCTGTGGGGAGCGCGGCAGGATGCCAAGGCTTCAGGCGAAAAAGCCCTCAGTACCCGTACCCGGTCTGAAATGCAGGATCGGCTTGAACGGGCCAAAATGAATAACGACACATAA
- a CDS encoding type IV secretion system protein, whose amino-acid sequence MSFFKSLAELPGREKGGSPYLNGREEWLERYGSYISRAAQWRIVAFLCLLITSVSITGNVMQVSQAKAIPYIIEVDALGKAAVVARADAASKTPQRLIQAEIAKCVSDWRTVTADVELQQKMIERLSFFMAGSAKGVLRQWYEANNPYEIAKTGKLVHVEIKGLPLPVSSDSYRVEWVETVRSHAGIMLDSHNYEATVTIQINPPTVDAVLLRNPGGVYITALSAGKVLGAQTPSIQKEQ is encoded by the coding sequence ATGTCTTTTTTCAAATCACTAGCGGAACTACCTGGGCGAGAAAAAGGGGGAAGCCCCTACCTGAACGGACGTGAAGAGTGGCTTGAACGCTATGGCTCCTATATCAGCCGTGCGGCGCAATGGCGTATTGTCGCCTTCCTCTGTCTGCTTATCACCAGCGTTTCTATCACTGGCAACGTCATGCAGGTCAGCCAGGCAAAGGCCATTCCCTACATTATTGAAGTGGACGCTCTTGGCAAAGCGGCGGTTGTGGCGCGGGCGGATGCGGCTAGCAAAACTCCGCAGCGGCTGATCCAGGCGGAAATTGCCAAGTGCGTAAGTGATTGGCGCACGGTCACGGCGGACGTGGAACTCCAGCAAAAAATGATCGAGCGGCTTTCCTTTTTCATGGCCGGAAGCGCCAAGGGCGTTTTGCGCCAGTGGTATGAGGCCAACAATCCCTATGAAATCGCCAAGACCGGCAAGCTCGTGCATGTGGAAATCAAAGGGTTGCCGCTGCCAGTCAGTTCTGACTCGTACCGGGTGGAATGGGTTGAAACCGTCCGCAGTCATGCGGGCATCATGTTGGATTCGCACAATTATGAGGCCACTGTGACAATCCAGATCAACCCGCCCACGGTGGACGCTGTTCTGCTCCGCAATCCGGGTGGTGTATATATTACGGCGCTGTCGGCCGGAAAAGTCCTCGGCGCGCAGACCCCATCCATTCAGAAAGAGCAATGA